One part of the Mycobacterium marinum genome encodes these proteins:
- a CDS encoding replication-associated recombination protein A — protein MSEPVSDGLFDLPGAPQHSDHGLEVSTGAPLAVRMRPESLDEVVGQGHLLAPGAPLRRLVEGSGVASVILYGPPGSGKTTLAALISHATGRRFEALSALSAGVKDVRAVIETARQVLRRGEQTVLFIDEVHRFSKTQQDALLSAVENRVVLLVAATTENPSFSVVAPLLSRSLILQLHPLGADDIRAVVQRAAQDPRGLGGRVAIAPDAADLLVQLSAGDARRALTALEVAAEAAQAAGSGVSVEIIEQSLDKAAVRYDRDGDQHYDVVSAFIKSVRGSDVDAALHYLARMLVAGEDPRFVARRLMILASEDIGLADPTALPTAAAAAQTVALIGMPEAQLTLAHATIHLATAPKSNAVTTALAAAMADIKAGKAGLVPPHLRDGHYSGAAALGHAQGYKYSHDDPDGVVAQQYPPDELVGTNYYRPTGRGGEREIGGRLERLRAIIRRKRG, from the coding sequence ATGTCTGAACCCGTGTCCGACGGTCTGTTCGACCTGCCCGGCGCACCGCAACACAGCGATCATGGTCTGGAAGTGTCGACCGGCGCGCCGCTGGCGGTGCGGATGCGCCCGGAGTCGCTGGACGAAGTGGTGGGGCAGGGCCACTTGCTTGCCCCGGGTGCGCCGCTGCGCCGGCTGGTGGAGGGCTCCGGCGTCGCCTCGGTGATCCTCTATGGCCCGCCAGGTAGCGGGAAGACGACGCTGGCGGCGTTGATCTCGCACGCCACCGGACGAAGGTTCGAGGCGCTGTCGGCGTTGTCGGCCGGAGTCAAGGATGTGCGGGCGGTGATAGAGACTGCCCGGCAGGTGCTCCGTCGCGGCGAGCAGACGGTGCTGTTCATCGACGAGGTGCACCGGTTCTCCAAGACCCAGCAGGACGCCCTGCTGTCCGCGGTCGAGAACCGGGTGGTGTTGCTGGTGGCCGCGACCACCGAGAACCCGTCCTTCTCGGTGGTCGCCCCGTTGCTGTCGCGATCGCTGATTCTGCAGTTGCACCCGCTGGGCGCCGACGACATTCGCGCGGTCGTGCAGCGCGCGGCACAGGATCCACGCGGGCTTGGTGGGCGAGTCGCGATCGCCCCCGATGCCGCCGACCTGCTGGTGCAATTGTCGGCCGGTGACGCGCGCCGCGCGCTGACCGCGCTGGAGGTGGCGGCCGAGGCGGCCCAGGCGGCCGGGTCCGGGGTAAGCGTCGAGATCATCGAGCAGTCGCTGGACAAGGCCGCGGTCCGCTATGACCGTGACGGTGACCAGCACTACGACGTGGTCAGCGCCTTCATCAAGTCGGTGCGGGGCTCCGATGTCGACGCCGCGCTGCATTACCTGGCTCGGATGCTGGTGGCCGGTGAAGACCCCAGGTTCGTCGCCCGCCGCCTGATGATCCTGGCCAGCGAGGACATCGGCCTGGCGGATCCGACGGCGCTTCCGACCGCGGCGGCCGCCGCGCAGACGGTTGCCCTGATCGGCATGCCCGAGGCGCAGCTAACGCTGGCGCACGCCACCATCCATCTGGCGACCGCGCCGAAGTCGAATGCGGTCACCACCGCGCTGGCCGCGGCGATGGCCGATATCAAGGCGGGCAAGGCCGGCCTGGTGCCGCCACACCTACGCGATGGGCACTACTCCGGGGCGGCCGCGCTGGGCCACGCACAGGGCTACAAGTACTCCCATGACGACCCGGACGGC